From the genome of Acidimicrobiales bacterium, one region includes:
- the pyrH gene encoding UMP kinase has protein sequence MLKLSGEAFAGDQGYGIDGSVVRMLAEEIVGVRTRGVDVAVVVGGGNIWRGMTGAGAGMDRAQADQMGMLATVINALGLQDVLEQLGQPTRVQSAVHMAQIAEPYIRRRAIRHLEKGRVVILAGGLGSPFFTTDTPAALRAAEIEAQAVLKGTHSGVDGVYTADPKLDPGATKLREVSYMDVLNQGLNVMDPTSITFCMDNDLPIVVFDVTRPGNLRRVLDGDEGVGTLVR, from the coding sequence GTGCTCAAGCTCTCCGGCGAGGCCTTCGCCGGCGACCAGGGCTACGGCATCGACGGGTCCGTGGTCCGGATGCTGGCCGAGGAGATCGTCGGCGTGCGGACCCGCGGCGTGGACGTGGCCGTGGTCGTCGGGGGGGGCAACATCTGGCGGGGCATGACCGGCGCCGGGGCGGGCATGGACCGGGCCCAGGCCGACCAGATGGGCATGCTGGCCACCGTCATCAACGCCCTCGGCCTCCAGGACGTGCTGGAGCAGCTGGGCCAACCCACCCGGGTGCAGTCCGCGGTGCACATGGCCCAGATCGCCGAGCCCTACATCCGCCGTCGGGCCATCCGGCACCTGGAGAAGGGCCGGGTGGTGATCCTGGCCGGCGGGCTGGGCAGCCCCTTCTTCACCACCGACACCCCGGCCGCCCTGCGGGCGGCCGAGATCGAGGCCCAGGCGGTGCTCAAGGGCACCCACTCCGGCGTCGACGGCGTGTACACGGCCGATCCCAAGCTCGACCCCGGGGCCACCAAGCTCCGGGAGGTCAGCTACATGGACGTGCTGAACCAGGGCCTCAACGTCATGGACCCCACCTCCATCACCTTCTGCATGGACAACGACCTGCCCATCGTCGTCTTCGACGTGACCCGCCCCGGGAACCTGCGGCGTGTCCTCGACGGTGACGAGGGAGTCGGTACGCTGGTCCGGTGA
- the tsf gene encoding translation elongation factor Ts: MAEFTAKDVQALRQSTGAGMMDAKKALTENGGDAEAAAKWLREKGLAKAAGRSDRDNSQGTVAVAQDGNVAAIVELKCETDFVAKSDQFTDLVQDIATLVVAGGEEAAAQKTEAIDDLKIVLKENIELGQVVRVEAPEGHVIDSYVHRQDGRGVNGVIVELDGGTPEVAHDVAVHIAFTKPTAVRRQEVAEAEVAEERATLESITRAEGKPEAALGKIVEGRLTGWFKDRVLLEQSFVKDEKVTVKALLGGADVVRFAQVVVGS, from the coding sequence ATGGCCGAGTTCACCGCCAAGGACGTCCAGGCCCTGCGCCAGTCCACCGGCGCCGGGATGATGGACGCCAAGAAGGCGCTCACCGAGAACGGGGGCGACGCCGAGGCCGCGGCCAAGTGGCTGCGGGAGAAGGGCCTGGCCAAGGCGGCCGGCCGGTCCGACCGCGACAACAGCCAGGGCACCGTGGCCGTGGCCCAGGACGGCAACGTGGCCGCCATCGTCGAGCTCAAGTGCGAGACCGACTTCGTGGCCAAGTCCGACCAGTTCACCGACCTGGTGCAGGACATCGCCACCCTGGTGGTGGCGGGCGGCGAGGAGGCGGCGGCCCAGAAGACCGAGGCCATCGACGACCTCAAGATCGTGCTCAAGGAGAACATCGAGCTGGGCCAGGTCGTCCGGGTCGAGGCCCCCGAGGGCCACGTGATCGACTCCTACGTCCACCGCCAGGACGGCCGGGGCGTCAACGGCGTCATCGTCGAGCTGGACGGGGGCACCCCCGAGGTGGCCCACGACGTGGCCGTCCACATCGCCTTCACCAAGCCCACCGCGGTGCGCCGCCAGGAGGTGGCGGAGGCCGAGGTGGCCGAGGAGCGGGCCACCCTCGAGTCCATCACCCGGGCCGAGGGCAAGCCCGAGGCCGCCCTGGGCAAGATCGTCGAGGGCCGCCTCACCGGCTGGTTCAAGGACCGGGTCCTGTTGGAGCAGAGCTTCGTCAAGGACGAGAAGGTCACCGTGAAGGCGCTGCTGGGCGGGGCCGACGTGGTCCGCTTCGCCCAGGTCGTCGTCGGCTCCTGA
- the rpsB gene encoding 30S ribosomal protein S2 — MDQPVVTMKQLIEAGVHFGHQTRRWNPKMQRFIHGDRGGIYIIDLKQTLQRLEAAYTYIRDMTADGGTVLFVGTKKQAQDPVQSYAEKCGMPYVNQRWLGGMLTNFETISKRVGKMKEYRRMRDSGEFDAMPKKEALLLSRELTKLERNLGGIHQMEKLPDAVFVLDTKKEHIAVTEANKLGLPLVAVVDTNCDPDVIQYVIPGNDDAIRSGTLMCRIIADAVEEGRLMASRRGGGPAPVVRSVDEEQRVAAEQAEARRQAAAQAAEREARLASSAPAETPEATDGPGTPPDTSATEAAAEAAATPEVVPATEVPDTPEATDAPGTPPDTSAIEAAAEAAAPSGEAAEVPSGDAAAPANGLDPAEAQPTPEQP; from the coding sequence GTGGACCAGCCCGTCGTGACCATGAAGCAGCTCATCGAGGCCGGTGTCCACTTCGGGCACCAGACCCGGCGCTGGAACCCGAAGATGCAGCGGTTCATCCACGGAGACCGCGGCGGCATCTACATCATCGACCTCAAGCAGACGCTCCAGCGCCTGGAGGCCGCCTACACCTACATCCGCGACATGACCGCGGACGGCGGCACCGTGCTCTTCGTGGGCACCAAGAAGCAGGCCCAGGACCCGGTCCAGAGCTACGCCGAGAAGTGCGGCATGCCGTACGTCAACCAGCGCTGGCTGGGCGGCATGCTCACCAACTTCGAGACCATCTCCAAGCGGGTCGGCAAGATGAAGGAGTACCGCCGCATGCGGGACTCCGGCGAGTTCGACGCCATGCCCAAGAAGGAGGCCCTCCTCCTCAGCCGCGAGCTGACCAAGCTGGAGCGCAACCTGGGCGGCATCCACCAGATGGAGAAGCTGCCCGACGCCGTCTTCGTGCTCGACACCAAGAAGGAGCACATCGCCGTCACCGAGGCCAACAAGCTCGGCCTCCCGCTGGTGGCCGTGGTCGACACCAACTGCGATCCCGACGTCATCCAGTACGTCATCCCCGGCAACGACGACGCCATCCGCTCCGGCACCCTGATGTGCCGCATCATCGCCGACGCCGTCGAGGAGGGTCGCCTGATGGCCTCCCGCCGTGGTGGTGGCCCGGCCCCGGTCGTGCGCTCGGTCGACGAGGAGCAGCGCGTGGCCGCCGAGCAGGCCGAGGCCCGCCGCCAAGCCGCGGCCCAGGCCGCCGAGCGCGAGGCCCGCCTGGCCTCCAGCGCCCCGGCCGAGACGCCCGAGGCCACCGACGGCCCCGGCACCCCGCCCGACACCAGCGCCACCGAGGCCGCGGCCGAGGCTGCGGCCACGCCCGAGGTGGTCCCCGCCACCGAGGTCCCGGACACCCCCGAGGCCACCGACGCGCCGGGCACCCCGCCCGACACCAGCGCCATCGAGGCGGCCGCCGAGGCCGCCGCCCCGTCCGGAGAGGCGGCCGAGGTCCCCTCTGGCGACGCTGCCGCCCCGGCCAACGGCCTCGACCCCGCCGAGGCCCAGCCGACGCCGGAGCAGCCGTAG
- the frr gene encoding ribosome recycling factor, producing the protein MSEEEIVALVLDEAREKMAKAVTHARHEFATIRTGRAAPALIEKLVVDYYGSEVPLQQMANISVPEARMLVVSPYDKGSVPAVEKAIRHSDLGLNPSTDGTVIRLTFPPLTGDRRKELVRMVKQMAEDNRVSVRNVRRTARSELESMTKDGELSEDDLARAEKDIDGLTRATEAQIDEALAQKETELLED; encoded by the coding sequence GTGAGCGAGGAGGAGATCGTCGCCCTGGTCCTCGACGAGGCCCGCGAGAAGATGGCCAAGGCCGTCACCCACGCCCGCCACGAGTTCGCCACCATCCGCACCGGCCGGGCGGCCCCCGCCCTGATCGAGAAGCTGGTGGTGGACTACTACGGCTCCGAGGTGCCCCTGCAGCAGATGGCCAACATCTCGGTGCCGGAGGCCCGCATGCTGGTCGTCTCGCCCTACGACAAGGGTTCCGTGCCGGCGGTCGAGAAGGCCATCCGCCACTCGGACCTGGGCCTCAACCCGAGCACCGACGGCACCGTCATCCGCCTCACCTTCCCGCCCCTCACCGGCGACCGGCGCAAGGAGCTGGTGCGGATGGTGAAGCAGATGGCCGAGGACAACCGGGTGTCGGTGCGCAACGTGCGCCGCACCGCCCGGTCCGAGCTGGAGAGCATGACCAAGGACGGCGAGCTGTCCGAGGACGACCTGGCCCGGGCCGAGAAGGACATCGACGGCCTGACCCGCGCCACCGAGGCGCAGATCGACGAGGCCCTGGCCCAGAAAGAGACCGAGCTGCTGGAGGACTGA